In Juglans regia cultivar Chandler chromosome 13, Walnut 2.0, whole genome shotgun sequence, the DNA window GTAATATAGGCTACTCAATTCCCCATAGTAACCATAACagagcaaaaacaaaacaaaatcagagcAGCACCCAATTAAATCACCCTTAATCAAGGTGAAGTGACTGGAGCTGGAGTAATCAATGGCTTGCCTCGTCCAATGGTGAAACCCTTTGTCCCGTCCGGCATTCTTGGTCCCTTGGAAGCGGCCTGTTTGGCAGATGTTTCGGCCTGAATGCCGCTGTTCGATTGTGGAGATGGGGCATGCAGCCCACGTCCTCCACTATGGCAGCTTTGGCCACGTCCTCTGGATTTTCCACGTCCTCGACCCCATCCTAATTTCTTTGATCCCACTGCATTTTCCTCAGCCTACCAATTAATTGTTACATTAATTCTTTTTAGTCAAaatcacttttcttttttactttcctTGCTGTGCAATATAGGTTTTGAGAAACCTAATTTGCAGAAGATTTTTGAATTCTAGCTGTTAGATGCATTTGCTGCATATGGTAAACATACATGCCAAAAAATAGTCCCTTTTTTCTGCACTAGGATTCTCTCTAAGTTATGATTAGTTATCCGAGCAAAGGACACTTACGTTGCTCTCTAAGACAGATTCTATGTTGTTTGGCTGACATGAATCTCCGGGAGATTCAGGTGCCTCGTCCTCGTCTAAGATGCCATCAAACTCTGTCTTTCTGTTCTTTAGAACAGATTTTGGCTGGAAACCATCGCAATAGAATTATAAGAATACGTTCAAAACAGGAGcttagtcaaaaaaaaaaaaaaaaacaagccaGAATTAGCTTCAAGGAAATTAAAACTAGGTTTAATTTCTCAACACGACATACCGAGCGTCTAAGCAGCAACCTTACTCGGAGCCCTTTTCTCCAGTTCCTTTCAtcattcaatttctcaacctgGTGAAGTTGGCgagctattaattaattaattaatgttgttgCCATGGAAGTTTGCATATCAAGTATCTTCATGGTTTTTACGTACCGCTTTTTCAGCTATCTCTGTAGACTCATATTCCACAAGTGCATGTAGCTGAAGAGAAAATGAATTGGGAGATAATAATGTAAGAGAAACTCCTGGGGAAGATCTCCTGGTTTTGATAACAAAATGGTCTAATTCATTCAATCTCCTATACCTTGTTACTAACTAAAAAATCGCCTTTGGAGCGAGATGAATTGGGTTCCTGGGGATGGCATATTCGAATTGATTTCACACTGCTAAGTGACAGCAACTAGATCAGTAATTAATAAAGCAGCAAACACCTTGTTCTCTCATGTAAAAGAACTAAAAGATAAATGGCCCGACCTTCCAACCACACCAAGTATTTTCTCAAGGTTTTGATGAGAGTGATCTTCGGGCAAGTTCTCTGCAACAACAATACGAGCCTGCAAGATAAAACAgccattaaaagaaaaactttctAACCACTTTGATAGAGGAAGTCTCATGTACAGTTCTTAATTACCTGCAactcctctttctctttctcagtGAAAGGATCTTTCCGTCTAACCTTCTTGCCGTCATCACTCACCACCTTtcaagagtattttttataaataatagattgaagaaaaagagagaaaatggtaAAGTTGGCCAAAAGACATACAAGCCTTGAAGAGGACCGAAGTGCTTGGGCAAGTACAGGGTTGGGATTATTGCTAACAAGGGACTTGATCTTTTTGGCTGAAGCAATAACAGATATCGGAACTGTTACAAAGACAAGAAGCAAGAATgactatctttttttaaaattaaatctgtAATAAAAGTATTGACTGCAAAGAGTACTGCTCTTCCTTTATCCTTACCATAACCTTCGGGATCTTTATTTACGTGTTTCGCCAAAGATTCATTTGAAAGCAGACTCATGTTGCTCAACTGATATTCCACCTGTCATATGCAGAGAAACcacattcaaattcaaagatTTGCTCTA includes these proteins:
- the LOC108982761 gene encoding la-related protein 6C gives rise to the protein MAQAQPEEKIQDSTQEKYMKETNDTAAFKFNAHAPEFVPRSHTQLPVSGYFYPCFNFLGGTGTGSEWFIVSDQEPAFFISNTNVAPPDRSKNILTDDLKQKIIKQVEYQLSNMSLLSNESLAKHVNKDPEGYVPISVIASAKKIKSLVSNNPNPVLAQALRSSSRLVVSDDGKKVRRKDPFTEKEKEELQARIVVAENLPEDHSHQNLEKILGVVGSVKSIRICHPQEPNSSRSKGDFLVSNKLHALVEYESTEIAEKAVEKLNDERNWRKGLRVRLLLRRSPKSVLKNRKTEFDGILDEDEAPESPGDSCQPNNIESVLESNAEENAVGSKKLGWGRGRGKSRGRGQSCHSGGRGLHAPSPQSNSGIQAETSAKQAASKGPRMPDGTKGFTIGRGKPLITPAPVTSP